The genomic interval GCATGATGCTTTTTACGATATCCATGTTTCGTTGTGAAAACGGTAATTGGTTATCATGCAATTGTTTCAAAAATTGAATTTGTTGAAAGGGGGTTATTCTAAGTTTCCCTGTTAACCAAAATTGATCAATTCCTCCGGAGGTGTCTTTGTTTCCATAATTGGCCTTGTCTAGCCAATTCTTCATTTGTTTTCCACCCACTCGTTTAGCCAGTTCCTGAAAATACCAAACGGTGGAGTTTTTAAAGGCTGTTTCTAAATCCTGATCGGAGTTCCAAGCAGGATTTTGCCTGGTAACGCTGTCCCATTTAATACGAAAGTGTTGGTCTTTTATTATTCCGGTTTCAAGGCCAATTAAGGCATTGCAAATTTTAAATGTGGAAGCCGGAGAAAAAGCCTGATCCAGTTGCCTAATGTTGTAACAAATGGTTTGATTTGTTTGAGGATCCAACAAAATAAAGGATCCTTCTACTTTATATTCATCGTAGAATTTTTTGAAATCATCCCTCACCTGAATCTGTTGTTTTGGATGGCAGGAAAACAATCCAAAGGCAAATAGATTCCAAAATATAAATAATGAAAGATTGGGTTTCATGTTAAATTAGAATTTCGAGTTCGGATTAATTCCGAAAAGATAAAAATAACAGAAATTGTCTAGAAAAACATAAAGATGGTTATTTTTAAATTCTGCCCTTAAAATACACATGAGTTGCCTGGCAACTTTCGGAAGAAGCATGCTAAGCTTTCGTTTGATTTTTTTGGATGAAATAGAAAAGTTTGGGTTTGCACCTTCATCCGGGTAGGGATAGAAGTGGAAAGCCCACAGCCCCGATCCCAATCGGGGCGAGGACTTGGAACGGATAGCCCGACCATTCGCCATGCAGGCGGTTTGGAGTTTCGAAACTATTTGTTGGCGAATGGGACCCGCCAAAAAAAAAGGGAAATCCAGTCAATTAACTACCTGAATTTCCCTATATGACGATGGATGTTAATCCTAGATTTTAATCACTTTTGTTTTTCCCAAATTGGTGATTACCCAGTACATTCCATCGGCTAAATTGCTAAGGTCGATCGTAGAACCGACTTGATAACCAACGCGTTGTCCGAATTGGTTGTAAACTTCTACCCACAAAGCAGATGGTACCTCCAAACGATTGGTGCAAGGATTTGGAAAGGCCTTGGTAGACAATGATTCCTTTTCATCTTGACCGACCAAAATAAAATAATCTAAAGCAATTGCTTCGGGAGAAATTCCGCAAGAAAAGGTTTCAGGAGTGTTAAATGGTGAAAATACATTCAAATTTCCATACGAAAAGTAATCGGATTCGGTAGCATACAACACTTCATTTACAGTATCTAAAATGGCTTGAATAAATGCACCAGTTTGTACATTTTCCTGAATTATACTATCTCCTGAGATACTCCAGGTACCAATTCCATTGCTTCCAAATGTTCCGTAAAGTTTATCGCCGAATACGCCTAATAAATCTTTGGAATTAGCGGTATTGGTGGGGATTAAACTGAAATTTCCAGACCAAAAATCGTACTTGGTTAGGGAATTGGTAGCGGCGTTTGCTCCAAATAAGATCCGGTTTACTTTGTCATAAGCAAGGGTGTTTATACCTGCACCGGCAGCTCCTAAATCAATGTCTCTGACTTTGGTGAGGTTGTTAAGGCTCACAACAGAAATATAACCTATACTGTCGGCATAAACTCCGAAAGGTGGAACCTGATCGATAACACTTGTAATATTCCAGGCAATATACAGGCTGTCTTCAATTTGAATCATATCCATGATGGGATAATTAAAACCATCAATTTCGCCAATGGTATCCAAGGTAAAACGGTCGAAGACTATGGGTTTATTGGAGTTGGCATTTAGCACTGTGGATGGACCAACAATTAGGTAAGAATAGGCAAGTTCCATGGTTTGGGTACCTGCAAAAGGAACGCTATCGAGGCGGGTGTATACTGATAAGTCGTGTTTGTAAATGGTGTTTGATGCATTGGAAAATAAGATTTGTCCATCGGCAACCGCAGCATTGGTAAAATCTCCCGGAATGGAATCGAAGAACTGAAAACTGTGATCGAAATAGTCATACTTTCCATATTTTACATAATTACCGGGTTGTCCGAAGTTGCCTCCGGCTACTGTTATGGCTTGTTTAACCTGGAATTGTGCACTGAGTGATAATGGTAAGACTACCAATAAAAGGGTTTTGATTTTGTTCATGTTATTTGTTTTTGAAGTGTTTGAATTGTAATTGAATGCCACCTAAAAAATTGATTCCAGGCATTGGGCGTTGCTCCACTGTTTGGTAAGAAACATTGCTTAGGTTATTGGCAGAAAAGGAGACTTGCATTTCCATTTGTTGAGTAAAAGGAAAGGTTTTTACTAGGGTTAGGTTAAGGGTGTACCAGGCTGGAAGGGTGTTTTTATTGTCGGAGGAGGTGAATGATTTTCCGTTGTAAACAGCATCCAATCCAAGGAAATAGTTTTTCCATTCCAGGGAAAAGAAGGTGTTAAGTTTAACCGGTGGGACATAAATGAGTTGTTTCCCATTTTCTTCGGCGCGGGAAGCGTCTCTGATTTGGGTTTGATTCAAGTGAAGTCCGGCACCAATTCCAAGGTTCCATTTCCTGATTTCTAACTGGTTTTTAATACGGAATTCCAAACCTTTTGCCCAAACAGATTTTGCATTAAACGGTATCCAAATAGTACCGGTGGGCAGCCATTGTATCCAGTTTTGTATCCATTTGGAATAGAGCAGCAAGGCTACCTGTGGCCATTGTTTTTGTTTGAAATGTGAAAAGAAGCCTAATTCGGTTACATACCCTTTTTCGGCCTGTAGGTTTGGGTTTCCGCCGGGAATCCAATATAAGTCATTGTAACTGGCTGCCCGATAAACTTTATTGGCCAAAAGTTGGATTCGGAATGTTCTTAATTTGAAAATGCTTGTTAATCCAAGTCCGATGGGTGTAGCTTTGGATTTTCTCCATTCCTGACGGGCTGAAAGGTCGAAGTGCCAACGTTTGAAATCCAATTGAAATCCTCCAAACAAGGCATGATTCCATTGGTTTTTATGGGCCTTGTAACCTTCGGAATATACTTGAACCCATTGGGTGTGAGCTCCGGCATGAATTACCATGTTTTTTCCTGTATTGTATTCCCAGGAGGTGTATGCTTGTAGATTTTGGTTCCGGCTGGTTTCATGAAGATTTGCCACGGAGTCGGAATAAAAGAGCCAATCGTGAAAATAGGCCATTCGGGTTTGTCCGGTCCACCGCCTATGTTTGGTTTTCCATCCTAAACTGCCTCGGTAAGCCTGGTCTTGCTGTTCTGCTGCAGATTGTGCCATAAGCATGGTTGGAGGCAACTGCCTGAAGTTATTTAATATCCAAATACTTACTTCGATAGATTCTTTAGAATTTAAACGAAAACCGGATTCGTGAACAAGAGAGAAATGCCTGTTGGAGGCATGACTTAGATTTTCGGTAGGCTTGTCTTTTTTGTAAATATTTTGAAAAGGAAAGTTATTATTGGCTTGAAAGTATTGAGCGGAGGTTTGACTTGTCCAAATACCGCGATTATAAACCAGGTTGGTCCTGATTTTATGCAATCCAAACGAGCCGATGGTATAGGCTAGAAGCAAGGAGTTGGGTTGATGGGAAACATCGGCAGGAATTAGCAGGAGGGAAGAACCCGGGGTAATTCCTGCCATTATTCCGCAGGTGGCATCGGATTGCAAACGAATTTGTTCAAAGGCACCGGTAGGAATCAAACTTAGGTCAGACAAACTTTGCCAAGCCTGATTAATGTTTAAACCATGCCATAGCATTTGGGTTTGATTGGAGCTGCTTCCCCGAACGGATAAGGTGCTGCTCGCAGAAGGACCATAGTTTTTGATGGCAATTCCGGGCATACTTCGTTGGAGGAAATCGCCGGCTTGTAAGGTTGAATGTTGAAGGGATACAGGCAATCCTAATCCACTATCGCCTATTAGTTGAATTGCTTTTTCAAGTGCTGTTAACTGCCTTTCTTCAACAGTCAAGGTTTGCAATTCAACTTTCATGCTATCGGACTTTTGTTGGCCATTTGCCCATGCCGAAATGCAGAGAACCTGGATTAGGCATCCTAAACTTTTTAGCCAATAAGCAATTCCGTTTTGCATAGGTTTTTCAACTAAGCATTCGGATAGCAGATAAGCAAGGGCAGAAGTCCTTCAACCATCGCCAGACCTTTTACCCGAAAGTCTCGATTATGTTGAATTTGGCAGGTCTCCTGACTTGTCATAGTGGTGCCGCCTTCCCATTTTTTTAAACAGTGGCAGAATTGGCACTACCTGTTACATGACTCACAGTTGCGGGAACAGTTTCGGTTTTGCACCGAATTCCCTTTTAATCCTTGAAACGAATTTCGAAGGAACCAGATTCAGTTGCAAAGGAAAGGAAAATCGTCATTGAAGGGCAAAAAATCTTTTTTGGAAAAAAATGAGCTTGGAGGTACTGCCAAAACGACAATTTTAGCGTCCATGGCAGTATTTTTGAAAAAGGCCTTGAAAAATTTGGTCCATGAGCGAAAATAGCGAAAACAAACAGGAAGAAATGGTAGAAAACAATCCGCCCCAAGTGGAAGACAGTACCTCAACTATTGATGCAGATAAGCAAGAACAAACAGTTGAAAATAAAG from Bacteroidia bacterium carries:
- the blaOXA gene encoding class D beta-lactamase; this encodes MKPNLSLFIFWNLFAFGLFSCHPKQQIQVRDDFKKFYDEYKVEGSFILLDPQTNQTICYNIRQLDQAFSPASTFKICNALIGLETGIIKDQHFRIKWDSVTRQNPAWNSDQDLETAFKNSTVWYFQELAKRVGGKQMKNWLDKANYGNKDTSGGIDQFWLTGKLRITPFQQIQFLKQLHDNQLPFSQRNMDIVKSIMLVKDTLDYQIRAKTGWGGVENKDLGWYVGYLETHGKVYYFANCIQSSDFTNPNFAMARITIVDSILEELGLIENSK
- a CDS encoding T9SS type A sorting domain-containing protein, with product MNKIKTLLLVVLPLSLSAQFQVKQAITVAGGNFGQPGNYVKYGKYDYFDHSFQFFDSIPGDFTNAAVADGQILFSNASNTIYKHDLSVYTRLDSVPFAGTQTMELAYSYLIVGPSTVLNANSNKPIVFDRFTLDTIGEIDGFNYPIMDMIQIEDSLYIAWNITSVIDQVPPFGVYADSIGYISVVSLNNLTKVRDIDLGAAGAGINTLAYDKVNRILFGANAATNSLTKYDFWSGNFSLIPTNTANSKDLLGVFGDKLYGTFGSNGIGTWSISGDSIIQENVQTGAFIQAILDTVNEVLYATESDYFSYGNLNVFSPFNTPETFSCGISPEAIALDYFILVGQDEKESLSTKAFPNPCTNRLEVPSALWVEVYNQFGQRVGYQVGSTIDLSNLADGMYWVITNLGKTKVIKI
- a CDS encoding TonB-dependent receptor plug domain-containing protein — translated: MQNGIAYWLKSLGCLIQVLCISAWANGQQKSDSMKVELQTLTVEERQLTALEKAIQLIGDSGLGLPVSLQHSTLQAGDFLQRSMPGIAIKNYGPSASSTLSVRGSSSNQTQMLWHGLNINQAWQSLSDLSLIPTGAFEQIRLQSDATCGIMAGITPGSSLLLIPADVSHQPNSLLLAYTIGSFGLHKIRTNLVYNRGIWTSQTSAQYFQANNNFPFQNIYKKDKPTENLSHASNRHFSLVHESGFRLNSKESIEVSIWILNNFRQLPPTMLMAQSAAEQQDQAYRGSLGWKTKHRRWTGQTRMAYFHDWLFYSDSVANLHETSRNQNLQAYTSWEYNTGKNMVIHAGAHTQWVQVYSEGYKAHKNQWNHALFGGFQLDFKRWHFDLSARQEWRKSKATPIGLGLTSIFKLRTFRIQLLANKVYRAASYNDLYWIPGGNPNLQAEKGYVTELGFFSHFKQKQWPQVALLLYSKWIQNWIQWLPTGTIWIPFNAKSVWAKGLEFRIKNQLEIRKWNLGIGAGLHLNQTQIRDASRAEENGKQLIYVPPVKLNTFFSLEWKNYFLGLDAVYNGKSFTSSDNKNTLPAWYTLNLTLVKTFPFTQQMEMQVSFSANNLSNVSYQTVEQRPMPGINFLGGIQLQFKHFKNK